A genomic stretch from Eubacterium sulci ATCC 35585 includes:
- a CDS encoding ATPase AAA, producing the protein MIPISTKMRPQNLDEFMGQQHFLYKGSLLYNSIKNKTFGSAIFHGPSGTGKTTLARLIAAELDSDFHEINASTTGTKELKEILDRARLRFYGLEAKSSYIYIDEFHRWNKLQQDSLLKALEEGVIKFIASTTENPYFAINNAILSRVRNIYEFKRLDKEVIKTLLLRAANDKERGLGNLDVKYDDKAIDVLAELSNGDARVALDTLGFVFENHQDGKTVTAEDISEAMQRKIGFYDRGDDKYDLLSALQKSIRGSDPDAAIYYFARLVDGGADVQMIGRRLLVIASEDIGMAYPSAISITHACVSAALMVGFPEAAINLAEAVIMLASSPKSNRSVMAYYKAMSDIKHKETDMVPDHLRDSHYKGARDKGLGKDYKYPHDFGGYVKQQYLPDNLHAEGVRYYEPSENGSEANFKRFLEELRKKYGDN; encoded by the coding sequence ATGATTCCAATTTCAACAAAGATGAGACCGCAGAATTTAGACGAATTCATGGGTCAGCAGCACTTTTTGTATAAAGGATCGTTGCTATACAATTCAATAAAGAACAAAACATTCGGTTCAGCAATATTTCACGGACCTTCAGGTACGGGTAAGACTACTCTTGCCAGACTAATTGCTGCAGAGCTCGATAGTGATTTTCATGAGATAAATGCAAGTACTACTGGAACCAAGGAGCTAAAGGAGATACTAGATAGAGCACGCCTTAGATTTTATGGTTTAGAGGCAAAATCAAGTTATATCTATATTGATGAGTTTCATCGCTGGAATAAGCTTCAGCAGGATTCGCTCCTAAAGGCATTAGAAGAAGGCGTAATTAAGTTCATTGCAAGTACAACCGAAAATCCGTATTTTGCAATAAACAACGCGATATTGAGCAGGGTTAGAAATATTTACGAGTTCAAGCGTCTTGATAAAGAGGTAATCAAAACGCTTCTTTTGCGTGCTGCAAATGATAAGGAGCGAGGATTAGGAAATCTTGATGTTAAATACGATGACAAGGCCATAGATGTTTTGGCAGAACTATCAAATGGAGATGCAAGAGTTGCACTTGATACACTTGGCTTCGTCTTTGAAAATCATCAAGACGGTAAAACTGTAACTGCAGAGGATATATCTGAAGCAATGCAGAGAAAAATAGGTTTTTACGACCGTGGAGACGATAAGTATGATCTGCTTTCAGCACTTCAAAAATCGATAAGGGGAAGTGACCCTGATGCGGCAATATATTACTTTGCTAGACTTGTAGATGGGGGTGCAGATGTACAGATGATTGGTAGAAGGCTCCTTGTCATAGCTAGTGAAGATATAGGTATGGCATATCCTTCAGCGATAAGTATAACTCATGCATGTGTAAGTGCTGCGCTTATGGTAGGATTCCCTGAAGCTGCGATAAACTTAGCGGAAGCTGTAATAATGCTAGCTTCATCTCCTAAATCAAATCGCTCTGTAATGGCATATTATAAAGCTATGAGCGATATTAAGCACAAGGAGACAGATATGGTACCTGATCATCTTAGAGACTCACATTACAAGGGTGCAAGAGATAAGGGCCTAGGCAAGGATTACAAGTATCCACATGATTTTGGCGGATATGTAAAGCAGCAGTACTTGCCTGATAATCTTCATGCAGAAGGCGTGAGATATTATGAGCCATCTGAAAATGGCTCGGAAGCAAATTTCAAAAGGTTTTTAGAAGAGTTAAGAAAAAAATATGGAGATAATTAG
- a CDS encoding membrane protein → MLSSFFKSALGRDTLVAADDTWTLLFILVASVATAIFLEQKYAWASKISGAIIALIMALVLSNLGVIPIHSTLYDDIIWGYAVPIGIPLLLLQCNMKKIWKETGRMMVVFLIGAVGTCVGALLAYTLLHNYIPEASGVAAMMTGSYIGGGVNFAALATQFKVTGQTIGAVTVADNLLMALYFFALIMFAGLNFFRKHFAHPHIDEVEQNGLDDSKTQAAAYWSRKDISLKDIAFNIAYAVTIVFLSNLISHAIAGAIPTDNAVLKMCNIFFGSQYVWITTLSMIVATYGEKKVEKMNGAQEIGTYFIYMFLFVIGVPASIVEIITNTPALLLFTAIMVLVNMIFCFVGGKLLKFNLEDCILASNANIGGPTTAAGMAISQGWSKLVGPVMLIGTFGYVIGTYLGVIIGGILGA, encoded by the coding sequence ATGTTAAGTTCATTCTTCAAGAGTGCTCTAGGTAGAGATACTCTTGTGGCAGCAGATGATACGTGGACACTATTATTCATCCTTGTTGCATCAGTTGCTACAGCAATTTTTTTAGAGCAGAAGTACGCTTGGGCTTCTAAAATTTCAGGAGCAATCATTGCACTTATTATGGCACTTGTGCTATCAAATCTAGGAGTTATTCCTATTCATAGTACTCTGTACGATGATATCATCTGGGGCTATGCAGTTCCAATAGGAATTCCGCTATTACTTCTTCAGTGCAATATGAAGAAAATCTGGAAAGAAACTGGCCGAATGATGGTCGTATTTCTAATAGGTGCTGTGGGAACATGCGTAGGTGCCTTGCTAGCTTACACACTTTTGCATAATTACATTCCAGAGGCATCTGGGGTTGCGGCTATGATGACGGGTTCGTACATAGGCGGAGGCGTTAACTTTGCAGCGCTTGCAACTCAGTTTAAGGTTACAGGACAGACAATAGGAGCAGTAACCGTTGCAGACAATCTACTGATGGCATTGTATTTCTTTGCATTAATCATGTTTGCGGGACTTAATTTCTTCCGTAAGCACTTTGCTCATCCACACATCGATGAGGTTGAACAAAATGGGCTAGATGACTCAAAGACACAGGCAGCAGCTTATTGGAGCCGCAAGGATATCTCGCTCAAAGACATCGCATTTAATATTGCATATGCAGTTACAATTGTCTTCCTATCAAATCTAATTTCACATGCTATTGCAGGTGCAATTCCAACAGATAATGCAGTTCTAAAGATGTGCAATATATTCTTTGGATCACAGTATGTTTGGATTACAACACTCTCAATGATAGTTGCTACCTACGGTGAAAAGAAGGTTGAAAAGATGAATGGTGCACAGGAAATCGGTACATATTTTATCTACATGTTCCTCTTTGTAATCGGTGTTCCAGCATCAATCGTAGAGATTATTACAAATACACCAGCGCTGCTGCTATTTACAGCGATAATGGTGCTTGTAAATATGATATTCTGCTTTGTTGGCGGTAAGCTTCTCAAGTTTAATTTAGAAGACTGCATCCTCGCATCAAATGCAAATATTGGAGGTCCAACAACAGCGGCTGGAATGGCTATTTCACAGGGCTGGAGCAAGCTTGTAGGACCTGTAATGCTCATAGGTACATTCGGTTATGTTATCGGCACATATCTTGGTGTTATCATTGGAGGAATCCTCGGAGCGTAA
- a CDS encoding 4-hydroxy-3-methylbut-2-enyl diphosphate reductase → MEIIRADNSGFCFGVKKALETTQDQIKESKANSSKGSLFTCGPLIHNKIVTSQLENDGVRIIKTPDEAKEGDTIIVRSHGEPKAFYDRMDELNLNYVDTTCPFVSKIHTIVNSACKEGKKIIIIGDENHQEVIATNGWCDNSAYIINSPDEVEKVESGEYLVVCQTTIRKELFESIIDALEAKGCKLEIKNTICNATSLRQDACQRLAKEVDAMIIIGDKQSSNTKKLYEIAKKHCNNSFFAENISDLPLKEIQKYNKIGVAAGASTPESVIKEVIANMSETEKTTMADFMDEIDASLRLPHNGEIVDGKVHQVSDREVIVNLGCKKDGILPVEEVTLEEGEKLTDLFQPGDEIQAKVVKTDDGDGSILLSKKKLEISKHWAEINEAHENKTVITVKVLRAVNGGVIAAYKEVTGFIPMSQLSDRYVENADEFIGQTLDVLVTRVDAKRNRALFSHKAILLAEKQKLISGIWDSISVGDIVEGTVMRFTDYGAFVDIGGIDGLLHISEISWGKLKHPQEVLETGQTVQVKVLSMNQEKGKISLGLKQITPEPWSVINDKYQVGEIVSGKVVQIKEYGAFVELEPGLDGLVHISEVAHKRVSDIAEELQLGQLVDTKILDIDVDRKRISLSIKAAAPAPEVVEEEVEATEEA, encoded by the coding sequence ATGGAGATAATTAGAGCAGATAATTCCGGATTTTGTTTCGGAGTAAAGAAGGCCCTGGAGACAACACAGGACCAGATAAAAGAGAGCAAAGCTAACAGTAGCAAGGGAAGTTTATTTACTTGTGGACCTTTGATTCATAACAAAATTGTTACAAGCCAGCTTGAGAATGATGGCGTTCGCATTATTAAAACGCCAGATGAGGCAAAAGAGGGCGATACAATAATCGTAAGGTCTCATGGTGAGCCAAAGGCTTTCTATGACAGAATGGATGAGCTTAACCTAAACTATGTAGATACTACTTGTCCCTTTGTTTCAAAGATACACACCATAGTAAATAGTGCTTGTAAAGAAGGAAAGAAGATAATAATTATAGGGGATGAAAATCATCAGGAGGTTATTGCAACCAATGGATGGTGCGATAACTCTGCATATATTATTAACAGCCCTGACGAGGTCGAAAAAGTAGAAAGTGGAGAGTATCTTGTGGTCTGCCAAACGACTATAAGAAAAGAGCTTTTTGAGTCAATAATCGATGCGCTAGAAGCAAAGGGCTGTAAGCTAGAGATAAAAAATACTATCTGCAATGCTACAAGTCTCAGACAGGATGCATGCCAGAGACTAGCCAAGGAAGTCGATGCGATGATTATTATTGGTGACAAGCAGAGCTCGAATACGAAGAAATTATATGAAATTGCAAAAAAACATTGCAATAATTCGTTTTTTGCCGAAAATATTAGTGATTTACCATTGAAAGAAATTCAAAAATATAATAAAATAGGAGTTGCGGCAGGTGCTTCAACACCTGAAAGCGTAATTAAGGAGGTTATTGCCAACATGAGCGAAACAGAAAAAACCACAATGGCGGATTTCATGGATGAAATTGATGCATCTTTGAGACTCCCACATAACGGCGAAATTGTAGACGGAAAGGTACATCAGGTTTCTGATAGAGAAGTGATTGTAAACCTAGGCTGCAAGAAAGACGGAATTCTTCCCGTAGAAGAAGTCACACTTGAGGAAGGAGAAAAACTGACTGATCTATTTCAGCCGGGCGACGAGATCCAGGCAAAGGTCGTAAAGACTGATGACGGTGACGGAAGCATCCTACTGTCCAAGAAGAAATTAGAAATTAGCAAGCATTGGGCAGAGATCAACGAAGCTCATGAGAATAAGACGGTAATAACAGTTAAGGTGCTAAGAGCCGTAAACGGCGGTGTAATCGCAGCATACAAGGAAGTTACAGGATTTATTCCTATGTCTCAGCTCTCAGATAGATATGTTGAGAATGCAGATGAATTCATCGGACAGACACTAGATGTTCTTGTAACAAGAGTTGATGCTAAGAGAAACAGAGCACTATTCTCACACAAGGCTATTCTTCTTGCTGAGAAGCAGAAGCTAATCTCAGGTATCTGGGATAGCATCAGCGTAGGTGACATCGTTGAGGGTACAGTAATGAGATTCACTGACTACGGTGCATTCGTAGACATCGGCGGAATCGACGGACTACTCCACATCTCAGAGATTTCATGGGGTAAGCTAAAGCACCCACAGGAAGTACTTGAGACAGGACAGACTGTTCAGGTTAAGGTACTTTCAATGAACCAGGAGAAGGGCAAGATTTCACTTGGACTAAAGCAGATCACCCCAGAGCCATGGAGCGTTATCAACGATAAGTACCAGGTAGGTGAGATTGTAAGCGGTAAGGTAGTTCAGATCAAGGAATACGGCGCATTCGTTGAGCTGGAACCTGGTCTAGACGGACTTGTTCACATTTCAGAAGTTGCTCACAAGAGAGTTTCTGACATTGCTGAAGAACTTCAGCTTGGACAGCTTGTTGATACAAAGATTCTTGATATCGATGTAGATAGAAAGCGTATCAGCCTAAGCATTAAGGCAGCTGCTCCAGCTCCAGAAGTAGTAGAAGAGGAAGTTGAAGCTACTGAAGAAGCTTAA
- a CDS encoding pilus assembly protein, translated as MNINTKFDRKQYEELLAKATNTLMEHRIEDDNRAKECIEKIVLEDAKDLPIDNIIFLINRIFGRLRGDIGSLSYLSDLNVNEIMVNGFDTIFIEVDSRIEKVDDCFDSTEELEHVIRRIAASVHREINEFKPILDARLEDGSRVNAVMKNIAIGGPSLSIRKFGNNKISLDEMVKGGGLSAECADDIRTMVRGGLNIFVSGGTSSGKTTLLNAISDYIPENERVIVIEDSLELKLNNIANIVRLECRNANSAGKGAINMADLIRSSLRMRPDRIVVGEVRGGEVLDMLQALNTGHCGFSTGHGNSSCGMLRRIEAMYLSAVEIPVDAIRMQICEAIDILIHMERLPSGRRKIIEVNELTGYRDGEYVLNPLYELSDEMSLVRTENLLSDDIKLRLRGINDTGLQRVQAKQ; from the coding sequence ATGAATATTAATACTAAGTTTGATAGAAAGCAGTATGAGGAGCTTTTGGCAAAGGCAACCAATACTTTGATGGAGCACAGAATTGAAGATGATAACAGGGCAAAGGAATGCATTGAGAAAATTGTTTTAGAGGATGCTAAAGATCTACCCATAGACAATATCATTTTTCTTATAAATCGCATATTTGGAAGGCTTAGAGGTGATATCGGAAGCTTAAGCTATCTTTCTGACCTCAATGTGAATGAGATAATGGTAAATGGTTTTGATACCATCTTTATAGAAGTGGATTCACGTATTGAGAAGGTAGATGACTGCTTTGATAGTACAGAAGAATTAGAGCATGTTATAAGGAGGATAGCTGCCTCAGTTCACAGAGAAATTAATGAGTTTAAGCCGATACTTGATGCTAGGCTTGAGGACGGCTCTAGGGTTAATGCTGTTATGAAAAATATAGCAATAGGAGGGCCGAGCCTAAGCATAAGAAAGTTTGGTAACAACAAGATTTCTCTAGATGAGATGGTAAAGGGAGGCGGACTTAGTGCTGAATGTGCAGATGATATAAGGACTATGGTCAGAGGAGGTCTTAATATATTTGTGAGCGGTGGTACTTCTTCTGGTAAGACGACATTACTTAACGCTATAAGTGACTATATTCCAGAAAACGAAAGAGTAATTGTAATAGAGGATTCACTAGAGCTTAAGCTAAACAACATAGCAAACATTGTCAGACTGGAGTGTAGAAACGCAAATAGTGCAGGAAAGGGCGCAATAAATATGGCAGACCTCATTAGGTCAAGTCTTAGAATGAGGCCAGATAGAATAGTGGTTGGAGAGGTAAGAGGTGGAGAAGTTCTTGACATGCTTCAGGCACTAAACACAGGACATTGTGGTTTTTCAACTGGACACGGAAATTCATCATGTGGAATGCTTAGAAGAATAGAGGCTATGTATCTATCAGCTGTTGAAATTCCGGTTGATGCCATAAGAATGCAAATCTGTGAAGCCATTGATATTTTGATACATATGGAGAGACTTCCAAGTGGAAGAAGAAAGATTATAGAGGTAAATGAGCTAACAGGATATAGGGATGGAGAATATGTTCTAAATCCGCTGTATGAACTATCTGATGAGATGAGTCTTGTTAGAACTGAGAATTTGCTCAGCGACGATATTAAGCTTAGATTAAGAGGGATAAATGATACAGGATTACAACGAGTACAAGCTAAGCAATAA